The Prunus dulcis chromosome 5, ALMONDv2, whole genome shotgun sequence genomic sequence TTTCCATGTCACATCATGAATACCCATGAAGAAAATTGCAGCATCTTGAGAAAGAATCCGAAGCTTTATCAGCTCCTTCAGCATGCAATCATGAAGAACCATGCAATTGCAAGATCCTCGTCTATGAAGATTAATCCATGGGATCGAAACCAAATAAGAGGAATCGATTTCGATACACTTGTTGAAGAAACAATAGTTTGTTCTTCAAGTGGTAATACCTCTGGTCAAGATCATGATGATCATGAGGATAGAAATAAGCTTTGTGCACTTTCATTTGGTAGTTGTAAAGTTTATTCCTCTGTTGTTGTAGCTCCTTCTTTCAGTGCTTCTTCTCAAACTCAATGTCAACAGGCGCATGAAGAAAAAGGTTATCAAGAggcttaattatatattattcacTTTGTCAGCTCTGTGTTTCGTCATAGCTTAGCTAAGCAAATTGGGTTGTTAAGGGATCTTTATTTCGTGATCAATCATCAATAtgagaaacaagaaaacaattcAAGGTACTCCTTGTAATTAAACTgtgttattttgttatttttgagtttggaaatgattaatttatgtttgttttgccATGCATctacctcaattttcaaatataagtacataaatttataaaaagacaAAGGAGCTAGTGTTTTGTATGCATACGCATGTGTGATAACGTTCATTACTATATGCGAAAATATtacctttattttatttcttgtacATGTAGCTAGATAGTTTTAACATCCTACGCAACAAGGACATGTTCGATGGAATCATCACAAGAAAAGAACAGGACAACAACAAAAGTCTATTGGTCAATTTTTGTAAGAACCTCACGTGGAAGAAGTTGTAGGcgtgaagagaaagaagactTCTAAATAAAAGAGAGTCTATTGGTACATTATACGATTAAATGATAAGAAGAATTgaaatgaagaagataaaatgTGCAAAGGAAAGGAATATATGTTGAATTTTCATACAAAGCATAATAATTAATCAGATTCAGCTAGATTAGAGATTTGAAAAATCTTCATTAATAAATGTAGAAGCTTGAAATCCCGATAAAAACAGATCAAGACAAGAGAGCATGTCAACAACTTTGGCAAAACTAAATACATCTAAAAATTTAAACCTAATTCTTGTCTCAACTTTGGTTTGTGAAACTAAacggaaaagaaagaaacatataGCCATGGGTCTGTAATTGTATTAGGGTTTGGTGTGACGTCCCACTCCCACATTCGAAACGTCCATTTCACGCCTGAAAAGTCATGATAAACACAATGTTTATAGAAGCAGCCTAACATACACAAACCAAACCAGTTGCATAATTGACAATTGATTCTCTGTGCATGCAACTTGCAAGTGCCCGTTTTCTGTAgccatatatacatatgacAAATTGGCCTTCGTTATCGTTCATAATATCAACCAACATGGCATGGCCATGGTGGCCATTTTTAATGGCACACCTTGCAACGCCCCCACCACCATCCTCCCCCCTTCTCATAATAAGATTCATAGCCATCGTCAATGTCGTTTTCATTATCGCAACAACTATTTcgtcaaaataaaaagcatcGTCGTTTTGTTGTGGGGCCCTCTCATGATGCAACGGACAGACCTAACCCATATTCAATGAACCAAATCATTGGACCTGGTTGGTATGCCTTGGAGTTTCTGACCATAACCAAGAACGAGAGTACAAAACGCCAGCACGAAAGTAGAATTAAGTTATTTGCCActttcatgatttttcatgGTTTGGGAACATATCAAGATCCCACAAAACCACGGGCAGCTAAATTTCGAACCTGTTTAAGAAAGAAACACTAAATTGGAAATCCAGCCAGTGGCAGTTGCCACAATCAGATCGGTGATTTCATTGCTAAAATCCCAGAAGCCAGAACAACATTGAAGCCAAATCTCCGTCAAAACTGACCAAAATGGCAGGGGGagcgggaaaaaaaaaactgcaaaCAATTAATATTACTCGATAGAATTACAAGGCAATGAATCAAAATAGGGAGCTGAACAGAATATACACAGCTTACAAACATTGTCCTGTCCGGCTCCTACCTACAATTCCACAATCTGATTGGTTCCCATACGATTGTTTCTGCTTTACTAGTTCTAAATATGGTATAAGGAATTTGATACCAGATTCTAGAAGTAACATCAGACCTACGAGATTCTCTGGCAACTTGCTACTCCATAACTGTAATTTCCCCTCACGTTCATGAATCATGCAGTAATGACGTTATGTCTCCCAAATGGAGACTTTCATTCCAAGGAACTTTatccatcaaaagagaaagaaacaagtTCAAACTTTTGACCATCTGCTcaagaaaatgacaaaataaTTGGAAGCCGATTAATTACCATGAGTATCCAATTTCAAGAACCAAAAAAGAggataaaaaggaaaagaagaaaaaattcctTCAGCTCTCTttgactaaaagaaaaagggagaaaaagaTTAATACACAAGACTAAAAGTGACATTGCATTAAAATCCATGCATACATAATTAGGAAACAATACAGCAATTACAAGCAAAGAAGACAATTTAATTCCACAAATACAGAAGTATTAAACTTAAAAGAAAGCAATATGTTTTGAACAACATAAACAGTATACATAGATTTCTAGCAAAAGGGGAATAGGAAGAACACAACAGAAAACCCAGCTTTCTATTGAAAGAGCAAGTTCCATCACAAAGACTCATGTAAGGTTACTTGAAGACAGAATTCTACccacaattaaaaaataataaagaattCTAAGCATTTAATTCACCCCCAAAGCTTCTCACCAAAAAATGAGAAGCACATCAGTTTGGTATCATGATAACCATTATGACGAGCAAAACAATGGATCACAGAAACACACACTGGGCACTCTGCTGAGGCAGACATGCGAGTAAATCTTTGAAAGGAAGATTTGTAGTCCAAAATTTCAGTCAtctcaacatatatatacacccCATGATAATCAACTTTCAGGTCAAACAAAACTGTTAACCAGCatggaaaatagaaaatttacATCAATACATTGAACTTgtacaataaaatataaaactttTAAGAACAAAGCAAGTCATAGATCATCTGCGTGCAGGTTAAGAATTCAGGAAACAAAAGGCAACCAACCACCAATTTGATTCCCTGCAGCCAACCAACCAACAACAGCAGATACAAACAAGATAACAAAGGCAAATCACCAACCATTCTGGTTGCTGCGGAAgcagagaaacaaaaaatgacaaacaaaaaaaagtctgTGTCTTTACCTTCTAGAAATAAATTAACAGACTTTTTGCCTTCTGGGTCCCGGTTAGAGGCTCGTACAACATCAAACTTCAAACAGAGCAAGTTCAGAAatacaaggaaaaagaaaaacacaagaaTGAGAGAGTGAGCGCTGGATGCAGAGGTTTATCGACCGATTcatgttttgtattttcaCAACAAATCTCAGGAAGAGATCGATGAACCGCTGCCTCCAGTGACTCCACCCCACCAAAAGAATtattccattaaaaaaaataataaccaaaaaccaaaaaccaaaaaatcaaaaggtcAGTAGCTGCAAACGATTGAACACAACATGTCAACCACCATAGATCTAATCTAAGAAACAAACAGATCTCACAACATTATAATAATACGTACTTACACATACGTGTAtttatagagagagaaaaccagGAATTTGAAGAATCACGTCACCGGGTTTTGCTCACTCACTCACAACACACagagcctctctctctctctctccctctctctttgtttGCTAATAGGGAAGCCACGGACGGAATGTCGTACAGTCACTTTCCCAGGGGCATTTTGGGATCACTGATTTGTTTGAATTTACGTTTTTACCCTGAACACTGGCGCGATCTCTGTCCAGCTCCCACCAATGGAGGACAAAACGACGTATGGGAACGACATGTAGTCTGAGGACAATCTCATTTTGTTTGCAAAATGACAAAATGGGGTTCGGATATCGTTTGATATTCCATCTTCGTAATTATAGCTCATGCGAATGATCTCAACCATCCATGAATGTTGAATCCTTAGTGGGACCCACAGCTTGTACAGCTCAGATCGTACATGCGAACTGAAGCCAATAATCCCTCCAGCCCAAAGCCGTCTAAACCGTCGGGCCTGAAATTAATGTCATCAAAGCTAAGTTGGGCCTGAAATTATGCAATTGGGGCTATTTTGGAGTCAGTTTTGGGCTCCATTATttggatatattatttttgtttttagtacaagcgatagacaagttcattattttatataaaggATAGTCTAGAATCTCGCttgtattaattaaaaaagaactCAAATAACGTTTGATTATGCTATTTGTATTTGTGGATCCCATGAAGATGTGTATTAGTGTTAAGATTAAGTTAACCTTTGGTGGAGTGGAGAGGAGTTTaaggttttcttttgttcttggcctttttgaccaacaaaaaaaaaaaagaaaaaaaaaagatgagaTGCATGAAGCTAACCACATGACATGGGATTCACTTTTAACACAGGAATCTCAATATTTATCTATACAGGAACAGGATGACGCATAAGTCTGCTTTGTTGATGAGGCCATGTATAAGCAAAGCAAACTCCACATCCTAAAAGTAgagaaaagataaagaagatgaaaagaaaGCCACTGCTTTAAGCCCTTTCCACTTTGTCTTCCACTCATAGGCATTGGCACTTATGGACAGGGCAGGGCAGCAAATGTGTTAGCTTATCATCAAACTcttacaacaaaaacaaagcacaaCATAGACATACAAGAGCCATGGAAACATCATCACAAACTCTGCCtgatcagcagcagcagcagccagCAGGACAAAGCTTGAGCAGTAATTATCCGCAAGCCGTGccattatcttcttcttcttcttcttctacatCTGGTTCTGGTTCCATTGGGCCATTCTTTGCAGTGATTTCTGTCCTAACGGTGCTTGCGTTTCTGTCGTGCGTTTTGGGGCGGAAGTTGAGTCGTGATCAGACGGTACTGAGGCCATTGGAGAGCATCAACCATGGGCATAGGATTAGCTGTGCAGGGTGGTTGAAGCGCAAGTGCAGGCAGCTGCAGTGCATGGTTTCTCATCATGATCTGGAAGTTGGACCAAATCTAAAGGTGATTGTGGATCCTAAGGTTAAACAAGGTGAAGAGGTTCCTCCACCACAGCCTTGAACACAACTTTCAACAACTTGTGTACGTGTTTTTTGTTGTAAGTGGAGATTATAGCTAGGGAGATGATTCATGTACCATTTTAGAATAACCGACCACTCTCTGCTGCTGATCAGCTGGGAAATTTGTTTGATCATAAGATTGATATATTTGAATGTGAAAATCTTTTGGTATCATTTGTTGGGAATTTTGCCACCTCAGGTGAGCTGTACATGGGATCCAGCCTTGCACTTGCTTGACCAAAGGAAATATATATCCCTCCCTCTTTCCCTCCTCAAttaatcttttccttttttgattAAGGTGCATTGATTCaatgaaaagaaatgaagaacTTAATGTGAAATATAATTCAGATCTTACCAAGAAACCGGggcaaaattttaaaagacaaTGCCAGAATATAAGGCCAAAATTTAGCTTCCTTCCTAGAAGTAGGCACGCATGAAAAGAGAGCCTTCCGTTCCATATGCGTGAgacaaaaaaggcaaaaacgAAACCACCGACTCATTTTCCTGTCCTTAGGTGTCTCCACACACCATATTTAgccttcaaattttcaatcaCCACCCAAAAAATcacaccctctctctctctctctctctctctcaaacacaTTCAGcaccttctcctcctcctcctcctcctcctgctGCACCACAATTGTCACATTGTATTACAATCTCTCTTGTCATTTTTGTGTAGATTGTGTCATATTATTAGTTGTCATTGTTGTTAATATAGGACTAAACTAATGCCTGCACTAGCAGTTGATCAACTTAACCAGTTAAGAGAAATCTTTGCAAGATTCGACATGGACTCAGATGGCAGCCTCACCATTTTGGAGCTCGCTGCCCTCCTCCGGTCCTTAGGCCTCAAGCCCTCAGGTGACCAAATCCATGTCTTGCTAGCCAACATGGACTCAAACGGAAATGGCTCCGTGGAATTTGATGAATTGGTCAGTGCTATATTGCCTGacatgaatgaagaaattttgggaaacCAAGAGCAACTATTGGAGGTTTTTCGGTCCTTTGATCGTGACGGTAATGGATATATAACTGCAGCAGAGCTAGCAGGGTCCATGGCCAAAATGGGTCAGCCGCTAACGTATAAGGAGCTAACAGAGATTATCAAAGAGGCTGATACAGATGGAGATGGTGTCATTAGCTTTAATGAATTTGCCACCATAATGGCAAAGTCAGCCTCAAGTTTTCTAGGCCTTGCCCCCTCATGACCAGAGGTTCCTGCTACATGCTATAGTTTTGGCCTTGTAAACATGTTAATCTCTATTGCATCATCCCacgaaggaaaaaaaaatttctcatctGCTTGACTAATCTTAGattatactcttttttttccttttcttttctgaccACCAAACTAATATGCTGagtacttttttcttttctccaatACATTTCATTGGATAATTTTGTTGCTATTAGTTTTATGTTTACAAATAATTGAACAAGAGTCCCTTGTCAATGAACAGGGATCCAAATTAGCCTAcagaattctttttttttttttttttttttttttggtgatagGAGGACCTAATCCTTTCTTTTCTAGATTTGTTTATAGAATTAATCTGAAACCTGCATTTGTTTATAGATTTGTTTATGCACAATGGCATTCGTACATATCTTTTGgatatcttttcttaattttcttttcctgtgAAATTAACCAGTCATCTTTGCTTCAAACTTCCTTGAATTGTGGTGCTTCTAAGTTTCGCTTTCTTGGATTTGGGACCACGATGCCCAAAGAAGAATGGCTTCACAGAAGAAATACATTGTTCTGCTGAAGAGGTTTTCTTAGTTTGTAAAGCAGATAAAGATTGTAATATGGTCATTTAGGAAGCAATAGCATCCGCTAGAAgatacaataaaaaaaatataaaaaaattcttattgtGCGTTATGGTACATCTGTTACATCATACATGATACAATAGGTTGACCAGACTATTCTCTACATGAACTCCAAAATTCAAAGCAACAGTTTTGGAGCTTATAGACAGAGAAATATCCTTAGCAAAAACTTGGAAGGACAAACCTTAATCCCTGGGACACATTTGCTTGTCATGGAGCACAACTACAAGACACTCTTAAATCAATatgtaaaagagaaaaaactcCTCTTTGGAAATAATGTACATTATCTTATGATAAGAATGTGAAAAATTAAAGGCCCTCGAGCTTCTCTTCAAAGCGTTTAGATGTCGCTTCAATGCGGGCTGTGTAACCTACTGTTGTGGGTCTTATGGATCTCTGGCGCACCATATGACAGAACTCAGGGTCATCTGATTGCCCATCTGTTCTTATCCACTGTATCATCTGATGGTACATGGGGAAAAACCTCATTTGGATGGCTGCATAAGTGAAATATGGTAGGAGGGAAGAGACCAAAACAAATAGAGTGAGAAGCCAATAAAATGGAGCTGGTGCACAGGCTTCAATGAAAACCTTATAGGCAGTGGTTGATATGTCAGGGTCCAAGGCTCCATATGCCAACTGGAAAATATACCAGAACACAATGCCACCCCAGATGAAGAGATGTTGAATATATGTGAAGTAATTGATGGATAGTGCCATTTGACAGTTCACGACCCATACAACGCATGAGTACATCGTGGCCCCAAAGATTTCGAAGCCAATAACTTGCCCACCTTTACGAAAAGCTTGACTACCCATTGCCACAaggcagaagaagaagattatgGTAGCAGTCACTACCCCATTCATTGCCCATCCAAGTATCCGGCGCCAGCTAAATAAGACATTTTGTGCACCTTCTTGGTACAATAGAGGGAACTGTAACATTGAGACAAGACAAAGAGAGACTAAAGATCAGCATATGACCATATGATATTAGGTATGGACACAGGACATATCCAGTTTTAACCAATTATTTCTGATGTGAAATAAGCTTctatgaagaaaacaaaatctcCATCTACATGAAATGACAAATAAAAGGCATAAGTGCATGGACCCACCTTGAGACAGAACTTGGCTGAGACATCTTGATCAAACACTCCCAAGGCAATTACCGGAAGTGATGTGAAGAACACATTATATAGTGACAGATACCAATCATTGTATGCAGTTTGTCCCGAGAATGAAGCATAAAtctcaaagaagaaaatagtaAAGCCAAAAGCAATGTTCTTGTAGAAGAAATAGCATATCTgtcaaaatagaaaaggaGTATGTCAATCATTTCAGCTTTTCTGAGaccaataaaatttaaaaaagcaaCATTAGATTCTAAATATAAGGAGTCTGCATTTCTTTGCCTCTCCACGTGCAGGATGGGATTGCACCCGAGGCAGTGTGTTAGCGAGAGATCATTTCTTAATAACGTAAGCTTCTGAGGTCTAACAGTTGTCTAGCAAGAATGATGGAATCCACAAAAGATTCTAGATCCATCACAGgttaatacaaaataaaataccatGAAAAgctaaaattcaaattttatgaagaaaagaatttaCCATTGATGAGATTCTTCTGTAACACCAATGTCCATGTACAAGTAACAGGCGCTCCAAAAAACAGAACTGTGCAATTGCAACATCACTTGACATGACTGCCTGAAATTTTGGGTTGGCAGAAAGGATGAGTCAGAATTCatcaagagaaacaaaatttcaaagggGAGTAACTCATGAGGCAACAAAAACACGTGGTGCAACTTGTTAAGAATTTACCTGCATTCCTTCAACACCGCTGATACCAATTCCAATATCTGCCTCTTGAAGCATTCCAACATCATTTGCCCCATCACCAATTGCCAGAGTTGTGTTgccatttctctcttttaCCAGTCTTGTAACctgattattttaaataaaactattttggatttgattctttttaaaatcataGACTAAGAAAATGGTTTAGACGTGTTGGAACTTATTTCGGGGGAGGGGAACTTACAAGTGCTTTCTGTTTGGGAGATGAACGACAGCATATAACAGATGCGCAACTGATGGCAAGCTCTATAAAGAGGTCCTTGACATCTTTTTCTAAGGCATAAGCGAGTGAATTCCCATCAATAATCAAAGCCAATGCCTCAGAGTTCTCATCTGGTGAAGTGAGCAAAGCCTTTCCCTCATTTATTTGATGGACAACACTTTCCTTCAATGCCTAAAGAATCAGAAAGGTTTCATCAAACACCCATAGCATGACAGTTATCAGCCAGGAGATAACAGTTTTAAACACTAGCATGCTAAAAGTCCTAGTTAAGCGTCAATGCAGTGACCAAAACAAGTGTCTAGAAATGTACTAGATAACCAAAAAAAGTCCTAGGTGCAACTGTGCAAGTGATATGCTCTGCCAtggttgttttatttgtatagTGGACAATTATTGTTGAAGTGAAAGGGACAATCCTAGAGATCTGTTATAACCCTAAGTTCGCCCTTCCTATCAACTGCCTTTAGTGCACAACCaatacaaaaggaaaaacaaatatcCCATAAGAAATTTGATTTACCTTGGCAACCATGGACTTATCCTCCACCTTCTCTAATGCTTTAACTTCTGGAGTCTCTGAGCTTATTACTATTTGTTTCATTCCTTGTCTAAGCAAACTGCATGCATATCTGGAAGGAGCAACAACAATGAAAAGGTATACAGTGAGAAATGCTTCTATACTGGAATCCATCTACCGATACAAATCAGTCACAAATCATACCCAATATTAATTGCCGTCTCCATTTTATCTCCAGTCAAAACCCATATCTTAATTCCAGCCTGAGCAAGCTTGTCAATGCATTCAGGAACCTATTCAGCacagaaagaacaaaaaatatgaaatttagtcttaaataaaatacaaatctCCAACAAAGTCATTACCTGTATTAACTACTGAACATAACAAACCAATATGTACTAATGTTTGGTTTGCTTGGGAGCTacaaatatgtagtaattagaAGCAAAAGCAATGCAGTAATAGTTTTGCTGACAACCAAGACTTTACAACACATTTATGCAAGTATCTGAGTCATTTTTTCACTGTAATGTAAGTTAAAACTCACCCCATTTTGAAGTTTGTCTTCAACTGCAGTAGCACCAAGAAGAATCAAATCCCTCTCTATCTTCTCTGAAACTTGCTCGACAATTTCCTCCCGGTCTGAACTAACCAAATTTTTGGCCTCAGTAAATTCTTTGTTGAATTCAAcatattcttcttcatcaagtTCACGATATGCAAGTACCAAAGTCCTCAAACCAGCATCAGCATACTCGTTAATGTGTTCCTTAGTCTTCTCTTCAAACTCACTCCCATTCTTTGCAAGTCTTTCG encodes the following:
- the LOC117627124 gene encoding ethylene-responsive transcription factor ERN1-like; this encodes MDSLDSTKVRADDQFQTETFQENKERISAMRKVNSNNISGKRFLGVRQRPSGRWVAEIKDSSQKLRLWLGTFDKAEEAALAYDKAARLLRGRNAKTNFPCHIMNTHEENCSILRKNPKLYQLLQHAIMKNHAIARSSSMKINPWDRNQIRGIDFDTLVEETIVCSSSGNTSGQDHDDHEDRNKLCALSFGSCKVYSSVVVAPSFSASSQTQCQQAHEEKGYQEA
- the LOC117627126 gene encoding uncharacterized protein LOC117627126; this encodes METSSQTLPDQQQQQPAGQSLSSNYPQAVPLSSSSSSSTSGSGSIGPFFAVISVLTVLAFLSCVLGRKLSRDQTVLRPLESINHGHRISCAGWLKRKCRQLQCMVSHHDLEVGPNLKVIVDPKVKQGEEVPPPQP
- the LOC117627125 gene encoding probable calcium-binding protein CML15; this encodes MPALAVDQLNQLREIFARFDMDSDGSLTILELAALLRSLGLKPSGDQIHVLLANMDSNGNGSVEFDELVSAILPDMNEEILGNQEQLLEVFRSFDRDGNGYITAAELAGSMAKMGQPLTYKELTEIIKEADTDGDGVISFNEFATIMAKSASSFLGLAPS